One region of Paenibacillus polymyxa M1 genomic DNA includes:
- a CDS encoding DUF948 domain-containing protein produces MLTQVSIFIIAIAFAVLVIYLIKTLKAAQGSLDKVTQTLQEVQKTVDELSYEVKQTVRHANDITADVDHKLKQVEPVMESVKNLGEVLSEVTLAAKQASTALMTRLQKSRSTASSTSGTEKAIKSTVSNRPLTATERTVQSYNATYGEPAGKPAKNWLGYVDIAAGVWQKMRQ; encoded by the coding sequence ATGTTAACACAGGTCAGCATTTTTATTATTGCTATCGCATTTGCCGTTCTCGTTATTTACCTTATTAAGACTTTGAAAGCAGCCCAAGGTTCTCTGGATAAGGTGACTCAAACCTTGCAGGAAGTACAAAAGACAGTCGATGAACTGAGTTATGAAGTAAAACAAACGGTTCGACATGCAAATGACATCACCGCAGATGTTGATCATAAATTGAAGCAAGTGGAACCAGTGATGGAGTCGGTTAAAAACCTGGGGGAGGTACTTAGTGAAGTGACGCTGGCCGCCAAGCAGGCTTCAACAGCGTTAATGACACGGCTTCAGAAATCGCGAAGCACTGCGAGCAGCACTTCCGGAACGGAGAAGGCAATCAAGTCAACGGTTTCGAACAGACCTTTGACTGCAACAGAGCGGACGGTTCAGAGCTACAATGCCACTTATGGGGAACCTGCGGGCAAGCCGGCTAAGAACTGGCTGGGTTATGTAGACATCGCTGCTGGGGTGTGGCAGAAAATGCGTCAGTAG
- a CDS encoding cation diffusion facilitator family transporter, which yields MVNVYDEIRKGERGAWVSIAAYLLLSAFKLISGYIFASSALLADGFNNVTDIVVSIAVLIGLRISQKPPDSDHTYGHFRAETIAALLASFIMAVVGLQVLIDGIGSIFKGGKQTPDITSAGVAVICAVIMLGVYLYNNRLARQINNKALLAAAKDNLSDALVSVGAAVGIIGAQFGLPWLDTVAAIVVGFIICKTAWEIFRDSTHSLTDGFDEQELSDLRSTIALIPGVEGIRDVKARVHGNHALVDVVIEVNPQLSLIEGHRISDRIEERLQEVHNTMHVHVHVEPKL from the coding sequence GTGGTAAATGTCTATGATGAAATACGAAAAGGTGAGCGAGGGGCGTGGGTGAGTATTGCTGCTTATCTCTTGCTGTCCGCCTTTAAGCTGATTAGCGGATATATATTTGCTTCTAGCGCGTTGCTGGCCGATGGATTCAACAATGTCACCGATATTGTGGTGTCGATTGCTGTATTAATCGGTCTAAGAATCTCCCAGAAACCACCAGATTCCGACCATACCTATGGACATTTTCGGGCCGAAACGATCGCGGCGTTGCTGGCGTCCTTTATTATGGCTGTCGTTGGTTTGCAGGTGCTGATTGACGGAATCGGAAGCATTTTTAAGGGAGGAAAGCAAACACCGGATATTACCTCTGCGGGTGTGGCTGTGATTTGTGCAGTGATTATGTTGGGAGTGTACCTGTACAATAACAGGCTGGCTCGGCAAATCAACAACAAGGCGTTGCTGGCGGCGGCCAAGGATAATCTATCGGATGCACTTGTCAGTGTTGGAGCAGCAGTGGGCATTATCGGGGCACAGTTTGGGCTGCCGTGGTTGGATACTGTTGCGGCGATTGTGGTAGGGTTCATCATTTGTAAAACAGCGTGGGAGATTTTTAGGGATTCCACACATAGCTTGACTGATGGATTTGATGAGCAAGAACTGTCCGACTTACGGAGTACGATTGCTCTTATACCTGGAGTGGAGGGAATTCGTGACGTTAAGGCACGGGTACACGGTAACCATGCGCTGGTGGATGTGGTCATTGAGGTCAATCCGCAGCTCAGTTTGATCGAAGGACATCGGATCAGCGACCGGATTGAGGAACGTCTACAAGAGGTTCATAATACGATGCACGTTCATGTCCATGTAGAACCTAAATTATAG
- a CDS encoding DUF1328 domain-containing protein, with translation MLKWSALFLVFAVIAGILGFFGIVVSVAATIAKMLFVLFLVLFVISLFTGRKRAS, from the coding sequence ATGCTGAAATGGTCGGCTTTATTCTTAGTTTTTGCTGTGATCGCCGGGATTTTAGGTTTTTTTGGTATCGTCGTCTCCGTAGCCGCTACAATCGCCAAAATGTTATTTGTACTATTTTTGGTGTTATTCGTTATTTCACTCTTTACCGGAAGAAAACGAGCCTCATAG
- a CDS encoding SH3 domain-containing C40 family peptidase: MRRRVMGMLMTSAALLAAIHVAPGQVDAAASTTASAGQKAVIQAAVKLRSGPSTTGDVVSFMKQGEAVTVLEKTNNYWYKVKTSDGVTGYTSSSDKYIKVGATSVAAAATPPVSRKTEASESAKTVSASVKNVSTKEASASVNSSAGQTKATIQTSVRLRAEASTSSEVLGYMNTGDVVTITDSSNAYWFKVTTADGTVGYVSSSPQYIRIGEGVVVQQAVASAAAPASDTTALPAVASPVSTVSLSSGDAAAAIEQVIDTGMTYLGTPYEYGSDRNSTATFDCSAFTRQIFRQAVGIQLPADSRSQGEWIKQNSQPNTDMTTLKRGDLLFFTNYNASSGAYTSLDNSSQTITHVAVYLGDNKLLHTFSVAAGGVKVTDFSKPWQDRFLFGGSVIQ; this comes from the coding sequence TTGAGAAGACGCGTGATGGGAATGCTCATGACGTCAGCCGCGCTGTTGGCAGCAATTCATGTGGCGCCGGGTCAGGTTGACGCAGCGGCATCGACTACAGCATCCGCAGGCCAGAAGGCGGTTATCCAGGCGGCTGTAAAGCTTAGATCTGGCCCTTCCACTACGGGCGATGTAGTCAGCTTTATGAAGCAGGGAGAGGCCGTAACGGTATTGGAGAAAACAAACAACTATTGGTATAAGGTCAAGACTTCTGATGGAGTAACCGGCTACACAAGCAGCTCTGACAAGTACATAAAAGTTGGCGCTACCAGCGTCGCTGCTGCTGCCACGCCGCCTGTCAGCCGTAAAACGGAAGCCTCAGAGTCAGCTAAAACTGTTTCAGCTTCAGTTAAAAATGTTTCAACTAAAGAGGCTTCGGCTTCAGTGAATAGTTCTGCCGGTCAAACGAAAGCTACGATTCAAACGTCCGTTCGTTTGCGGGCGGAGGCATCCACTTCTTCCGAGGTTCTGGGCTATATGAACACAGGGGATGTCGTTACGATTACCGATTCAAGCAACGCATATTGGTTCAAGGTCACCACTGCTGACGGTACAGTAGGCTATGTCAGCTCATCTCCACAATATATTCGTATTGGTGAGGGCGTTGTTGTGCAGCAGGCAGTAGCTTCTGCGGCTGCACCAGCTTCAGATACTACTGCTCTACCTGCGGTAGCGTCTCCTGTATCGACGGTTAGCTTGTCTTCTGGTGATGCAGCGGCTGCAATTGAACAGGTTATTGACACAGGTATGACTTACCTTGGAACACCTTATGAATATGGTTCTGATCGCAACAGTACGGCTACTTTTGATTGCTCGGCATTTACTCGCCAAATTTTCCGTCAGGCTGTAGGTATCCAGCTTCCGGCAGATTCTCGTTCACAGGGTGAGTGGATCAAGCAGAACAGCCAGCCGAATACGGATATGACTACACTGAAGCGTGGCGATCTGCTCTTTTTTACAAATTATAATGCATCTTCAGGGGCATACACGTCCTTGGATAATTCCTCCCAAACGATTACGCATGTAGCCGTATACTTGGGAGACAACAAGCTTCTCCATACGTTTTCTGTAGCGGCCGGTGGTGTAAAAGTTACGGATTTCAGCAAGCCTTGGCAGGATCGTTTCCTGTTTGGAGGCAGCGTGATCCAATAA
- a CDS encoding FecCD family ABC transporter permease: protein MSKKLWSLIVVIVLLVAVMLYSAMTGSLKVNLSQLVTGLWTGTDDQVNVVKDLRLPRIIVAVMAGAALAVAGVLLQAVMKNPLADSGVIGISSGAALVSLIAVTIFPALYFWMPFFSFIGGALACLMVYGFSWKSGLHPIRLILIGVAVNAIFSGLGQSFNYRGSYAVTSINQVTTSTLSMKKWVDVEVIVTYGGIGLILAMLVFSWCNFLSLQDKTAKNLGLNVTRARLLISVIAVLLAATATAIAGVIAFIGLLVPHCARYLVGSDHKWLIPFSALCGGLLLLLADTLGRTVLAPNEIPASIIMAVIGGPFLIFLIRKADRTYGH, encoded by the coding sequence ATGTCCAAAAAATTATGGAGCCTTATTGTTGTAATTGTCTTACTCGTCGCTGTCATGTTGTATTCAGCGATGACAGGCAGCCTCAAGGTGAATTTGAGCCAGTTGGTGACCGGATTGTGGACAGGTACAGATGATCAGGTGAATGTGGTCAAGGACCTCAGACTACCGAGAATTATCGTAGCTGTGATGGCGGGAGCAGCACTTGCGGTGGCGGGCGTTTTGCTGCAAGCTGTCATGAAAAACCCCCTAGCGGATTCTGGCGTGATCGGCATTTCTTCGGGAGCGGCCTTGGTCTCGCTGATCGCGGTGACCATCTTTCCCGCGCTTTATTTCTGGATGCCGTTCTTTTCATTTATTGGCGGTGCGTTGGCCTGTCTAATGGTCTACGGATTTTCATGGAAATCCGGCTTGCATCCCATTCGCCTTATTCTGATTGGGGTGGCAGTAAACGCCATCTTTTCCGGCCTAGGTCAGTCGTTTAACTATCGGGGCAGTTATGCGGTCACCAGCATTAATCAGGTCACCACCTCAACCTTGTCTATGAAAAAATGGGTAGATGTTGAGGTAATTGTGACCTATGGTGGGATTGGGCTAATTTTAGCCATGCTCGTCTTCTCCTGGTGTAATTTCTTGTCACTTCAAGATAAAACGGCTAAAAATTTGGGTCTTAACGTGACGCGCGCACGACTTTTGATTTCTGTGATTGCAGTGCTGCTTGCAGCAACTGCTACAGCTATCGCAGGGGTGATTGCTTTTATCGGCCTGCTCGTTCCGCATTGTGCCCGCTACCTGGTTGGTTCGGATCATAAGTGGCTGATTCCGTTCTCTGCCTTATGCGGCGGTTTGCTGTTGTTGCTTGCGGATACACTGGGGCGAACGGTGCTTGCTCCCAATGAAATTCCAGCCTCTATTATTATGGCAGTCATAGGCGGACCGTTCCTAATATTCCTGATCAGAAAGGCGGATCGTACCTATGGACATTAA
- a CDS encoding PP2C family protein-serine/threonine phosphatase produces the protein MRILIVDDNPTNVIIIREILKKENYRDVISASSAAEMLEHLGIGDRTISLRPRPSDIDLVLLDMMMPEMDGIEACSIVQEYEHLKDIPIIMVTAVGDSKKLAEALDVGAVDYVTKPINKVELMARIRSALRLKQEKDWHKDRDQRIQDELKLAAMVQQAVLSPAIQDPMLQANALYQPSFELAGDLYSWYPLGEGRYAIILLDMMGHGISSSLFCMFIASVLKDTVTTFVEPEKVIQELNRRFNQLDLGKQLVQYYFTAIYMVIDTRSRRIDYVNAGHPPGLLFNQDGSITKLDRACSPVGLFDKIDAEMHTIYYEGTGHIALYTDGLLEAVEGEYEEQLEYLTACLRKYEEWNEEAMLDAFFRNDGGLQDRDDDKCLIWISLKEGESLHENQK, from the coding sequence ATGAGAATTCTAATTGTTGACGATAATCCAACGAATGTCATTATTATTCGTGAAATACTAAAAAAAGAAAATTATCGCGATGTAATCTCTGCCAGCTCGGCCGCAGAAATGCTGGAGCATCTGGGAATCGGCGACCGTACCATTAGTCTCCGGCCCCGTCCTTCGGATATTGATTTGGTGCTGCTGGATATGATGATGCCTGAAATGGACGGCATTGAGGCTTGCAGTATTGTGCAGGAATATGAACATTTAAAAGATATTCCGATTATTATGGTTACCGCTGTAGGCGATTCTAAAAAATTGGCCGAAGCCTTGGATGTGGGAGCCGTCGATTATGTCACGAAGCCGATTAACAAGGTAGAGCTAATGGCTCGTATTCGTTCTGCCTTGCGTCTCAAGCAGGAAAAGGACTGGCATAAGGACCGGGATCAGCGAATCCAGGATGAATTGAAGCTGGCTGCGATGGTGCAGCAGGCGGTGCTGAGTCCTGCCATTCAGGACCCGATGCTGCAAGCGAATGCACTGTACCAGCCTTCCTTTGAACTGGCGGGGGATTTATATTCATGGTATCCGCTAGGGGAAGGGAGATATGCCATCATTTTGCTCGATATGATGGGCCATGGCATTTCTTCTTCTCTGTTTTGCATGTTCATTGCGTCTGTACTCAAGGATACGGTGACCACGTTTGTGGAGCCGGAGAAGGTCATACAAGAGCTGAATCGTCGTTTTAATCAACTGGATTTGGGCAAGCAACTGGTACAGTATTATTTTACGGCGATTTATATGGTGATTGATACTCGTTCACGGCGAATTGACTATGTAAATGCAGGGCATCCTCCTGGCTTGCTGTTCAATCAGGATGGCAGTATAACCAAATTAGACCGTGCGTGTAGCCCGGTCGGATTGTTTGATAAAATTGATGCAGAGATGCACACGATTTATTACGAAGGAACTGGGCATATCGCTTTGTATACAGATGGCTTGCTGGAGGCGGTAGAAGGTGAATATGAGGAACAATTGGAGTATCTGACTGCCTGTCTGCGTAAGTATGAGGAATGGAATGAAGAAGCGATGCTGGATGCATTTTTTCGTAATGACGGGGGACTGCAGGATCGCGATGATGATAAGTGCCTGATCTGGATTTCATTGAAAGAGGGAGAGAGCTTGCATGAAAATCAGAAATAA
- a CDS encoding ABC-F family ATP-binding cassette domain-containing protein: MISTSGVTLRYGKRPLFEDVNIKFTPGNCYGLIGANGAGKSTFLKILSGEIEANSGEVHMTPGERMAVLKQNHYEYDEFPVLETVIMGHTRLYEIMKEKDALYAKAEFSEADGLRAGELEGEFAELNGWDAEPDAAALLIGLGIPRDLHDKKMAEMSGNDKVRVLLAQALFGRPNNLLLDEPTNHLDLESIQWLENFLMDYEGTVIVVSHDRHFLNKVCTHIADIDFGKIQMYVGNYDFWYESSQLALTLARDANKKKEEKIKELQAFIQRFSANASKSKQATSRKKQLDKITLDDIRPSNRKYPFINFKPEREAGKQLLTVDSVSKTVEGEQVLNEFSLVVNKGDKIAFVGPNGLPKTTLFQILMNELEADKGEFSWGITTSQAYFPKDNSTYFEGVDLNLVDWLRQYSKDQDETFLRGFLGRMLFSGEEALKKASVLSGGEKVRCMLAKMMLNGANVLLLEEPTNHLDLESITALNNGLIDFDGTILFTSHDHQFIQTIANRIVEITPNGVIDRTMSYDEYLENEEIAKLRERMYPVEIG; the protein is encoded by the coding sequence ATGATCAGTACAAGCGGCGTAACGCTTCGTTATGGTAAACGCCCACTTTTTGAAGACGTAAATATCAAATTTACTCCTGGGAACTGCTACGGCCTGATTGGGGCGAATGGCGCGGGTAAGTCCACCTTTTTGAAAATTCTTTCCGGTGAAATCGAAGCCAATTCAGGTGAGGTTCACATGACACCGGGCGAACGGATGGCTGTCCTCAAGCAGAACCATTATGAATACGATGAATTTCCGGTTCTGGAAACCGTTATTATGGGTCATACGCGTCTGTATGAAATCATGAAGGAAAAGGATGCACTGTACGCTAAAGCGGAGTTTTCCGAAGCAGACGGTTTGCGTGCTGGTGAATTGGAAGGCGAATTTGCAGAGCTGAACGGTTGGGATGCCGAGCCGGATGCGGCTGCATTGCTGATCGGTCTCGGTATTCCGCGTGATCTGCATGACAAAAAAATGGCTGAGATGAGCGGCAACGACAAAGTACGCGTTCTGTTGGCACAAGCGTTGTTTGGTCGTCCGAACAATTTGCTGCTTGATGAGCCTACCAACCATTTGGACCTCGAATCCATTCAGTGGCTCGAGAACTTCCTGATGGACTATGAAGGCACCGTCATCGTTGTATCCCATGACCGTCACTTCCTGAACAAGGTATGTACGCATATTGCGGATATTGATTTTGGTAAAATCCAGATGTATGTCGGCAATTATGACTTCTGGTACGAATCCAGCCAGCTTGCGCTTACACTGGCTCGCGATGCGAACAAGAAGAAGGAAGAAAAAATCAAAGAACTGCAAGCCTTTATTCAGCGCTTTTCTGCGAATGCTTCCAAGTCCAAGCAGGCGACTTCGCGTAAAAAGCAACTGGATAAAATTACGCTGGACGACATCCGTCCATCGAACCGTAAATATCCGTTCATTAACTTCAAGCCTGAGCGTGAAGCGGGCAAACAATTGCTGACTGTAGATAGTGTCAGCAAAACCGTGGAAGGCGAGCAAGTGCTTAACGAGTTCAGTCTGGTTGTGAACAAAGGCGATAAAATTGCGTTTGTAGGTCCGAATGGTCTGCCTAAAACGACGCTCTTCCAGATCTTGATGAATGAACTGGAAGCGGATAAAGGTGAATTTTCCTGGGGGATTACAACGAGCCAAGCGTATTTCCCGAAAGATAACTCCACTTATTTTGAAGGTGTGGATCTGAACCTTGTGGACTGGTTGCGTCAATATTCCAAGGATCAGGATGAAACGTTCCTGCGCGGCTTCTTGGGACGTATGCTTTTCTCAGGCGAAGAAGCGCTTAAGAAAGCAAGTGTACTGTCCGGGGGAGAAAAGGTTCGCTGTATGCTGGCGAAAATGATGTTGAACGGTGCTAACGTACTGCTTCTGGAAGAACCGACCAACCACTTGGATCTGGAGTCCATCACAGCGCTGAACAATGGTCTGATCGACTTTGACGGGACTATTTTGTTCACTTCTCATGACCATCAGTTCATTCAAACCATTGCGAATCGCATCGTGGAAATTACACCAAACGGCGTAATCGACCGTACGATGAGCTATGATGAATACTTGGAAAATGAAGAAATCGCTAAATTACGTGAACGCATGTACCCGGTAGAAATCGGCTAA
- a CDS encoding general stress protein — translation MNQTNHKSYAKVVENGVQAVEAVNELRNTGYRYEDVFVLAHDQDRTDRIADTVAAKEIGIKEEGVFDSLANLFRSRGDELRAKITSLGFTDTEADFYEKELDQGKVLVIAKKA, via the coding sequence ATGAATCAGACCAATCATAAATCTTATGCCAAGGTGGTAGAGAACGGTGTACAAGCCGTTGAAGCTGTGAATGAGTTGCGTAACACGGGCTATCGTTATGAGGATGTGTTCGTGCTCGCTCATGATCAGGATCGGACGGATCGTATCGCCGATACGGTGGCTGCCAAGGAAATCGGGATTAAGGAAGAAGGCGTTTTCGACTCATTAGCGAATTTGTTCCGTTCCCGTGGCGATGAGCTTCGTGCTAAAATCACTTCCTTGGGTTTTACAGATACGGAAGCAGATTTTTATGAAAAAGAATTAGATCAGGGTAAAGTGCTGGTTATTGCGAAAAAAGCGTGA
- a CDS encoding ABC transporter ATP-binding protein — translation MDIKDITFSYDRKTDRLHAINAVIERGRITTIIGPNGCGKSTLLSVMSNNAVPRMGQVILDGKEIAHYKPKELARQLAVVHQQNEAPSDLTVEKLVSFGRLPHKSMFTTSRDEDEEAVEWAIACTNLEERRTHTLDQLSGGERQRVWIAMALAQRTPILFLDEPTTYLDMYYQLEILELIRQLNQEHGLTIVMVLHDINQAIRYSDVMIAMKEGRIIANGPPKEIVTSELIQAVYGVKVVIRQDEEAGMYLIPIGVGASEHLQVQRECKVSVLELSH, via the coding sequence ATGGACATTAAAGATATAACCTTCTCCTATGATCGGAAAACAGACCGTTTACATGCGATCAATGCTGTTATTGAGCGGGGACGAATTACTACGATTATTGGCCCCAATGGATGTGGCAAATCGACACTACTCAGCGTGATGTCCAACAATGCTGTTCCTCGCATGGGCCAGGTGATTCTGGACGGCAAGGAGATAGCCCACTACAAGCCCAAGGAGCTGGCCCGTCAATTAGCGGTAGTTCATCAGCAGAACGAAGCGCCCTCCGACCTGACAGTAGAAAAACTTGTCAGCTTCGGAAGACTGCCTCATAAGAGCATGTTCACAACCAGCCGGGACGAGGACGAGGAAGCAGTCGAATGGGCTATAGCCTGCACCAATCTGGAGGAACGCAGAACACATACACTGGATCAGCTCTCAGGAGGAGAACGGCAGCGTGTGTGGATTGCGATGGCCTTGGCACAGCGAACGCCGATTTTATTTTTGGATGAGCCGACCACCTATCTGGATATGTATTACCAGCTTGAGATTTTGGAGCTTATTCGGCAGCTCAATCAGGAGCACGGACTGACCATCGTGATGGTCCTGCATGATATTAATCAGGCTATTCGGTATAGCGACGTGATGATCGCTATGAAGGAAGGACGCATAATAGCGAATGGTCCGCCTAAGGAGATCGTTACATCCGAACTGATTCAGGCAGTCTATGGTGTGAAGGTAGTCATAAGACAGGATGAGGAGGCGGGGATGTATCTTATTCCGATAGGCGTCGGAGCTTCCGAACATTTACAAGTACAGAGAGAGTGTAAGGTATCTGTCCTTGAGTTATCTCATTGA
- the isdE gene encoding heme ABC transporter substrate-binding protein IsdE, whose amino-acid sequence MKQYAALTQKKSFVFYMLIGIMILLLAGCSGGTQAGQNPSDGSTSTAASDATGKSSNDKTATPRIVATTVAISEITDALGLGLAGKPTSTKVLPDRYKDVPDVGNPMSPDMEKVMSLKPTDVLSVTTLKYDLEPKFKDLNINAEFLNFESLANMQKEIQKLGDRFDKAEKAKEINGALDAKVAEIQQKIKGKKSPKVLILLGVPGSYLVATEHSYIGDLVKIAGGTNVVQGEKVEFIAHNTEALQQSNPDIILRAAHGMPDEVVKMFDEEFKTNDIWKHFNAVKKGHVYDLPEPLFGTTGNLAASSALDELMKMLYPSN is encoded by the coding sequence ATGAAACAGTATGCAGCTTTGACTCAAAAGAAATCGTTTGTTTTCTATATGTTAATCGGCATTATGATCTTATTGCTGGCCGGATGCTCCGGGGGAACACAGGCTGGACAGAACCCTAGCGATGGTTCGACTTCAACGGCAGCATCAGATGCAACCGGAAAGTCGTCTAATGATAAAACAGCAACTCCACGTATTGTGGCGACTACAGTAGCCATTTCTGAAATTACGGATGCGCTGGGCTTGGGTTTGGCCGGCAAGCCGACAAGCACCAAAGTATTACCTGATCGTTACAAGGATGTCCCTGATGTGGGAAATCCAATGAGTCCTGATATGGAAAAAGTAATGTCCTTAAAACCTACAGATGTACTATCGGTGACCACACTCAAATATGATTTGGAGCCCAAGTTTAAGGACCTGAACATCAATGCTGAATTTTTGAATTTTGAAAGCCTTGCGAATATGCAAAAGGAAATTCAAAAGCTGGGAGACCGATTTGATAAAGCTGAAAAGGCGAAAGAGATTAATGGGGCCTTGGATGCCAAAGTTGCTGAGATTCAGCAAAAAATCAAAGGCAAGAAGTCTCCTAAAGTACTAATTCTACTGGGTGTTCCGGGAAGCTATCTGGTGGCTACCGAACATTCCTATATTGGAGATCTGGTTAAAATTGCAGGCGGAACAAATGTAGTTCAAGGCGAGAAAGTGGAGTTTATAGCCCATAATACCGAAGCCTTGCAGCAATCCAACCCCGATATCATTTTGCGTGCTGCACACGGGATGCCGGATGAGGTCGTAAAAATGTTCGATGAAGAGTTCAAAACTAACGATATCTGGAAGCATTTTAACGCTGTGAAAAAAGGGCATGTTTATGACCTGCCTGAACCGTTGTTTGGCACCACAGGGAATTTAGCGGCAAGCTCTGCGCTGGATGAGCTGATGAAAATGCTGTATCCTTCGAATTAA